From the genome of Rhizobium sp. 9140:
CCGGCAACAGGCGGCGGCGGGTTACAAGTGTCACTTCCGCCCCGGCACGGGCGAACATCTGCGCCAGTTCACAGCCGATATAGCCACCGCCGATCACCAGCAGCGAACGCGGCAGCTCGGAAAGCTCGAGCGCGGTCGTGCTGGTGAGGTAAGGCACATCCCCAATGCCGGGAATGTCCGGCAGGGCCGGCGCTGATCCGGTAGCAATGATGATTTTGCCAGCCATGATCGGATCGCCGTTCACAATCAGAGCGCCCTGACCATTCAGGCGCGCTTTCCCTTCCAGATAGGCGACGCCGTTGTATTGTGGCAGAAGGTCGACATATTTCTTCTGCCTGAGCGTGGTCACCAGGTCGTCCTTGGCGGCGACCAAACGGCCCCAGTCAGCGACGTTGGCTTCCCCGGCAAGACCGGGAAAGCGATGCGCGGCGCGTGCACCATGCAGCGCCTCGGCAGCGCGGATCATCGTCTTCGACGGTACGCAGCCGACATTGACACAGGTGCCGCCGATCGTGCCGTGGCCGATCAGGGCGACATTCGCCCCCTGCTCAGAGGCCGTGATTGCGGCCGAGAACCCGGCCGAACCGGCACCGATCACCGCAAGATCGTAGCGGCCATTGCCTTTTTGGGGCGCACAGCAGTCAGACATGAAAATCTCCTAATGTTTCCTGGTATCGATGTGTGAACGATGTCGCCACAGCAGGTAACCGGCTGCGGCAATGATGAGGATGAGAATTGGCACCAGACCGTAGACCGCTGTTGTCAGCGCTCCCACGCCGATCAAACCTGCCGCCACCAGCAGGATCGGCACCAGACAGCACAGCGCCGCGATCAAGACGCCAACCACTCCGACGCCAAGCATGGACCGGTCAGGCACGGACTCAACTCCCGATCGCCTTGGCAGGATAGCCAACATTGGTGGAAGCAGCGGCAATGGCCGCGACCGTCGCGGTCGACGGGTCATAGGCAACCGTCGCCGTCTTGGCCTCGAAATCCACCTTGACCGACTTCACGCCCGCAACGCCTTCCATGGCCTTGCGCACGGTGACCGGACAAAGGGCACAATACATGTTCTCGATTGCGAAGGTCTGCGTCAGCTCCTTGACGGTAACCGTTTCCGACGCGGATTGTGCGGACGCGGGAAGGGCAAGTGGCAGCATAATAGTACCGCTCAAGCCAAGCGCAGCCGCGGCGACCAGATGTTTCGACAGGTATTTCACGTGGTTATCTCCTCGTTTCAATAGAACAGCGGCGCCCACCAGCCGATGGTGCTGGCGAGCACGATGAGGATCGTTGCGATCCAAAGCGCGGTCTTGGTGATGATGGCGGAGCGCGGACGGGCGCAGTAGGAACCCGGCTCGCACGCGGCTTTGGGCTTGAAATAGACCTGCCAGAAGCCAAACCCGAGCGGCACGAGTGTCGCCGCCGCGATATAGGGCTTATAGGGTTCGAGCATCGTCAGGTTGCCGATCCATGCGCCCGATACACCGAGTGTCACCAGGAGCAGCGGGACGATGCAACAGGCCGATGCCAGAAAAGCGCCGATAACGCTTATCGCCGCGAGCCCGCCCTCGCGCCGATCCGGTTCGGCGGCCGCCTTCGAAGAATTCAATGTCTTGCTACCAATTTCGTTCATCGCAAACCATCCTCGATTTCTGACTGAAAACAGGATAGGCTCTGTAGCCAGTACAGACTCAAGAGGTATTTTCACCATGAATTCTCTTCTTTCCGCCAA
Proteins encoded in this window:
- a CDS encoding heavy-metal-associated domain-containing protein is translated as MKYLSKHLVAAAALGLSGTIMLPLALPASAQSASETVTVKELTQTFAIENMYCALCPVTVRKAMEGVAGVKSVKVDFEAKTATVAYDPSTATVAAIAAASTNVGYPAKAIGS
- a CDS encoding mercuric transporter MerT family protein — translated: MVKIPLESVLATEPILFSVRNRGWFAMNEIGSKTLNSSKAAAEPDRREGGLAAISVIGAFLASACCIVPLLLVTLGVSGAWIGNLTMLEPYKPYIAAATLVPLGFGFWQVYFKPKAACEPGSYCARPRSAIITKTALWIATILIVLASTIGWWAPLFY